A region from the Geotrypetes seraphini chromosome 10, aGeoSer1.1, whole genome shotgun sequence genome encodes:
- the FUT7 gene encoding alpha-(1,3)-fucosyltransferase 7, whose protein sequence is MILVQIYCFKAILSILFVTIVCIFILFITQYVPGNDKGNDAASLLILIWYWPFHKTLNLTSNVCYDLYGIKNCQLTDNRSMLVQADVVVFHHKELQKSSDVPYEMRPPGQKWVWASLESPSNVMDLEKWNHTFNWVLSYRQDSDIFVPYGKLVLHSPSNSFTIPPKTGLVSWVISNYKSIHERALLYKKLFQHVTVDIYGKAAKKELCPKCLLPVVSKYKFYLAFENSIHRDYITEKMWYNSFEACAVPVVLGPPRTNYEQFVPPDSFIHVEDFESPEKLARFLRTMNTSQYKEFFKWRRKYSLKLFQDWRERFCSICTVYHSLPQEKIYHNLQEWFKA, encoded by the coding sequence ATGATCTTAGTTCAAATTTACTGCTTCAAAGCCATTCTAAGTATACTGTTTGTTACTATTGTATGTATCTTCATACTATTTATCACTCAGTATGTTCCTGGTAATGACAAAGGAAATGATGCAGCATCACTATTGATCTTGATCTGGTACTGGCCCTTTCACAAGACTTTGAACCTAACTAGCAATGTATGCTATGACTTATATGGGATCAAGAATTGCCAGCTGACTGATAATCGTAGCATGCTTGTTCAAGCTGATGTGGTAGTGTTTCACCATAAAGAACTTCAGAAGTCATCTGATGTCCCATATGAAATGAGGCCTCCTGGACAGAAATGGGTATGGGCTTCCCTGGAATCACCTTCCAATGTTATGGATCTGGAGAAATGGAACCATACTTTTAACTGGGTGCTAAGTTATAGGCAGGACTCAGACATCTTTGTGCCCTATGGGAAATTGGTGCTGCATTCTCCTTCTAACTCCTTTACCATCCCCCCAAAAACTGGCCTGGTATCATGGGTCATAAGCAACTACAAATCAATACATGAAAGAGCTCTGCTTTACAAAAAGCTATTCCAACATGTCACAGTTGACATCTATGGGAAGGCAGCTAAGAAAGAACTGTGCCCCAAATGTCTCTTGCCTGTGGTCTCCAAATACAAGTTTTACCTGGCCTTTGAAAACTCCATCCATCGAGACTATATCACTGAGAAGATGTGGTACAActcatttgaggcttgtgcagttccAGTAGTGTTGGGACCTCCTAGAACCAATTATGAGCAATTTGTTCCTCCAGATTCTTTTATTCATGTCGAAGACTTTGAATCACCAGAGAAACTGGCAAGATTTCTAAGGACCATGAACACCAGTCAATACAAAGAGTTCTTCAAGTGGAGAAGGAAATACTCTTTGAAGTTATTTCAAGACTGGAGGGAAAGGTTTTGCTCTATATGTACTGTATACCATAGTCTACCTCAAGAAAAAATATACCATAATTTACAAGAGTGGTTTAAGGCCTGA